A window of the Syntrophothermus lipocalidus DSM 12680 genome harbors these coding sequences:
- a CDS encoding YidC/Oxa1 family membrane protein insertase, whose protein sequence is MWSSIVQGFADLIQGFYHITVAIGLPNYGFAIILVTIAIKLLLYPLTHKQMKSMRKMQELQPRLKLLQERYKEDPQRMQKEVFDLYKEHGVSPLSGCLPLLIQLPILVAFYRALYQLKYTVPAHAAFLWVPTLSKPDPYYGFAILAGVTTYIQQKLSTLDPNDPSQKSMLYVMPVFIAWLAATLPAGLALYWVTFNVLSIAQQAWVNARSGGTKDSPDGRVERGKVVAAGGEGKKESVMSDEGGKDGDGERRKKGKKRG, encoded by the coding sequence TTGTGGTCTAGCATTGTCCAGGGTTTTGCTGATCTGATACAAGGCTTTTACCACATAACAGTAGCAATAGGTCTGCCAAATTATGGGTTTGCGATTATATTGGTAACGATAGCAATAAAGCTGCTTCTTTACCCGCTTACCCACAAGCAAATGAAGTCGATGCGGAAAATGCAAGAGCTTCAGCCTAGGCTGAAGCTCTTGCAGGAAAGGTATAAAGAAGATCCGCAGAGGATGCAAAAAGAAGTCTTCGATTTGTATAAAGAGCATGGGGTAAGCCCTTTGAGCGGTTGTCTGCCTCTGTTGATTCAGTTGCCTATCTTGGTAGCTTTTTACCGAGCCCTCTATCAATTAAAATATACGGTGCCCGCCCACGCGGCTTTTTTGTGGGTACCAACGCTCAGCAAACCCGATCCTTATTACGGTTTTGCAATATTAGCGGGTGTAACTACATACATTCAACAGAAACTTTCGACCCTGGATCCGAATGACCCGAGCCAAAAGAGCATGCTTTATGTCATGCCTGTTTTTATAGCGTGGTTGGCCGCGACTCTGCCGGCAGGGTTGGCTTTGTATTGGGTTACCTTTAACGTTTTAAGCATTGCCCAGCAAGCGTGGGTGAATGCGCGCAGCGGGGGAACAAAAGATAGCCCAGACGGTAGAGTGGAGAGGGGAAAAGTGGTGGCAGCAGGGGGAGAAGGCAAGAAAGAAAGTGTGATGAGCGACGAAGGAGGAAAGGATGGAGATGGAGAGCGTAGAAAAAAGGGGAAAAAGCGTGGATGA